The Lewinellaceae bacterium nucleotide sequence AATTAATATTGTTCTTTTTCGTTTGGAAAATCAAGTGCCTTAACATCCCGAATGTAATGTTGAACGGCTCCTTTAATTTCATCAAAGAGGTTTAGGTACCGCCTTAAAAAACGAGGTTTAAAATCTTTGTTTAAACCAAGTAAATCATGCAGCACAAGTACTTGTCCGTCTGTATCAGGGCCAGCACCGATACCAATGGTAGGAATACTTAGAGATTCCGAAACTTTTTTAGCCAAATTGGCAGGTATTTTTTCCAGCACAATAGCGAAACACCCCATTTTTTCCAACAATAAGGCATCATTGATCAACTTTTCAGCTTCTTCTCCTTCTTTTGCCCGAACGGTGTAGGTTCCGAATTTATATATGGACTGTGGCGTCAATCCCAGGTGTCCCATTACCGGAACTCCGGCAGATAATATCCTTTTTATAGAAGTTTTGATTTCGGCACCTCCTTCGAGTTTAACCGCATGGGCACCGGATTCTTTCATAATACGGATGGCCGAGGCAAGCGCTTTCTTGGAATTGCCCTGATAAGCCCCGAAAGGCAGATCCACCACAACCAAAGATCGTTTGATGGCTCTTATGACGGAGGAAGCGTGATAAATCATCTGATCGAGGGTAATGGGCAATGTGGTTTCATGGCCCGCCATTACATTGGAGGCAGAATCACCAACCAAAATAACATCAATACCGGCTTCATCGACAATTTTCGCGAGCGAATAGTCGTATGCGGTCAACATGCTTATTTTTTCACCATTGTCTTTCATGGAGCGTAAGACATGCGTCGTTATCCGTTTAACTTCTTTACTTACAGACATAATTTATATTTTAAGGGCACAATATATGCAGCAGGATTCATTTCTACCCATTCGGGGTCCCGGATTTTATTGGAAATATGATTAAATACTAAGTAATCCATACGTCATACACGCGTCATACAAGGTTGATTTAAAATTGTTGGAGAGAAAAAATTGGCTTACCTTTGCCGACCGAAATAAGCCGTGCCTTTTCAGTGTTAATTCCATGAGGAGGTTCAAAGGGTTAAAGTTGAGCGCAGCTAAATTTCGTCACTTTATGCCGAAAGCAGATTCCCGGACTGAAAAGCCGGAAAGATTTAGTGGGATACTTTTTTTTTAATCATTAACCTTTTTCTTTCTTTTTGAAGAAGCTTTTTTCGGAAAAATATAGGCTCTTAAAAAATATGATATTCATGAAAAACTTTAGTTATTTGTTGTTAGTCACCTTGTTTTTCTCTGCCTGCACGACAGATTTTCAGCTGGAGGGTGAATGGAAAGACATTCCTGTAGTTTACGGATTCATTTCCGTTACCGATACTGCCCACTATGTACGTGTGGAAAAGGCCTTTCTAGAACCAGGGGGTGATGCCAATCAAATTGCTCAAATTCCCGATTCATTGTATTATGACAATGCAACCGTGCAGATCAAAAATATTGACACGGGCGAAGTATTTGACCTGGAAAAAGTGGATGGTAACCTGGAAGGATACCAAAGAGATGCCGGTGTTTTTGCCGACGCTCCCAATTATCTTTACAAAATAAAGGCTGAAGAAGCAGGATTTGAAGGAGGGGAAAACATTCAGATCATCGTCAATACCGGGAATGATGAAAAACTCATCAAAGGAACAACCAAAGTGCTGGAACCTATGATTCCAAGCGAAAACCTGCCCAACCAGTCGCTGGCCCTTGATGATTATAACAGGATCATCACCATACGCTGGGATCATGGAGAGGAAACCAAGATTTTTGACCTCCGCCTGATCATCAGGTACAAGGAATCCGTACCCAACACGAGTGACTATGTGGATAAAAGCGTCGAGTGGTTACTTGATCGAAGGTTGCTCAACGATGAAAAAAGAACCAAATCTACTTTTAAATTCGCCGCTGAAGAATTTTACAAATTTTTAGGCCAGGCTATTGAAGAAAATCCTGCCGTTGAAAGAAAAAATCTCCGGGTGGATATCAACATTGTAGGAGGTGGTGCTGAATTTTTAGAGTACCTGACTATTTCAGATGCGAATCTGGGCATTACGAGTTCTAACCAGGTTCCTGTGTATACAAACCTATCTGAAGGTTATGGCATTTTTACCTCCAAAGGTTATGCGGTAAGAGAAGGATTGTACTTAAATGTAATTGCACAGGATAGTCTGGAAAGCGGAATTTATACCAAACTACTGAATTTCAATTAATTAAAAAGTCTTTGCTATGTCTACTGAAAAACTGCTGTTATTATGAATTCGATTGCTGTTTATTGTGGTTCAAATAAAGGGAAGGATACTGCCTATGCCGAAGCTGCCCATCAATTGGGAACGTACCTGGCTCAAAATAATATTGAAATAAT carries:
- the panB gene encoding 3-methyl-2-oxobutanoate hydroxymethyltransferase — encoded protein: MSVSKEVKRITTHVLRSMKDNGEKISMLTAYDYSLAKIVDEAGIDVILVGDSASNVMAGHETTLPITLDQMIYHASSVIRAIKRSLVVVDLPFGAYQGNSKKALASAIRIMKESGAHAVKLEGGAEIKTSIKRILSAGVPVMGHLGLTPQSIYKFGTYTVRAKEGEEAEKLINDALLLEKMGCFAIVLEKIPANLAKKVSESLSIPTIGIGAGPDTDGQVLVLHDLLGLNKDFKPRFLRRYLNLFDEIKGAVQHYIRDVKALDFPNEKEQY
- a CDS encoding DUF4249 family protein; translated protein: MKNFSYLLLVTLFFSACTTDFQLEGEWKDIPVVYGFISVTDTAHYVRVEKAFLEPGGDANQIAQIPDSLYYDNATVQIKNIDTGEVFDLEKVDGNLEGYQRDAGVFADAPNYLYKIKAEEAGFEGGENIQIIVNTGNDEKLIKGTTKVLEPMIPSENLPNQSLALDDYNRIITIRWDHGEETKIFDLRLIIRYKESVPNTSDYVDKSVEWLLDRRLLNDEKRTKSTFKFAAEEFYKFLGQAIEENPAVERKNLRVDINIVGGGAEFLEYLTISDANLGITSSNQVPVYTNLSEGYGIFTSKGYAVREGLYLNVIAQDSLESGIYTKLLNFN